The following coding sequences are from one Methyloceanibacter stevinii window:
- a CDS encoding PAS domain S-box protein, with protein METTAEESVLRKLGCQLGQGWLYGKPSPAASAERQLALSGSGCVTALPAGASPYQQLHQLQTLYDHAPVGICFADLDFYHVVANDLFASIHGMTGAELAGKHISDVMDETTLETVKRTLWAAASSDEPVSQLYFTEDRRLQVFVARVLDLSKDIIGFSVVVVDLPDSLDEIQHPKSLTSPKRLRGVQKDD; from the coding sequence GAGACAACGGCTGAAGAGTCCGTATTGCGCAAGTTGGGGTGCCAGTTGGGCCAGGGTTGGCTCTATGGGAAGCCCAGCCCCGCAGCCTCTGCGGAACGTCAGCTCGCGCTGAGCGGCTCGGGATGCGTAACGGCGCTTCCAGCGGGCGCCTCCCCTTATCAGCAGCTGCACCAACTGCAAACGCTCTACGACCACGCGCCTGTCGGGATCTGCTTTGCGGATCTCGACTTTTACCACGTGGTCGCGAACGACCTTTTTGCAAGCATCCACGGCATGACGGGTGCTGAGCTTGCAGGCAAGCATATCTCCGACGTCATGGACGAAACGACACTTGAGACCGTGAAGCGGACCCTTTGGGCGGCCGCCTCTAGCGACGAGCCCGTGTCCCAGCTTTATTTTACAGAAGACAGGCGGCTACAGGTGTTCGTGGCGCGGGTGCTCGACCTCAGCAAGGATATTATCGGCTTCTCCGTCGTGGTGGTCGACCTGCCGGATTCGCTCGATGAAATTCAGCACCCCAAGAGTTTGACATCGCCAAAGCGGCTCCGTGGTGTTCAGAAGGACGACTAG